tatttcatgtattgttaatgtatgcaataaatttacaggtttgaatgttacagtcgacaccattttgaaagaaatcagggaaagacaaatagattattatggtggaagatcaagtcttcataaattgttaaagaagatgggattttcatggacaactgttgatggacgaaaagctttgatagagaatgaaaacatagtattgcagcgaatagatttcttgagaaagtataaagaagaaaaagaaagaggtgccaatttcatatttgttgatgaaacatggattttccagagaggcaaggcattaatttatttgaaaatttgttctgtggtccaatacaaagtatttcatttccatttcatatatttttcaggaactgtatcaaagtcatggcaggacaagagtctacaatctgcgaagagacgtactgttggagatggtaaaaggtttattgttgttaatgctggagggcgcactggctttgtgccaggagcaggattactttttgtttcaggtcagaagactgcagactaccatggcgagatgaatggggaaactttcttgatgtggtttgaagacatgttggtgcatcttgaggaacccagtgtcatcataatggacaatgcttcatatcacagcacccaggtatgtgcaatggtaaagcagtgtctttttattgctcaaattgtaatgtgaaaaatttacatgtgtttattattgtgtataagtacgaatattcgagactaatacattttgccagcaataattgttatcttaatagtatgcctacactacatttttataaactataatgtttgagctgaaattgaatacacacacacagatatatatatatatatatatatatatatatatatatatatatatataatgtaattgaattacattgtagtgcaaactaatttagtagagggtttgaaataccaaataaattttttttattgcaaacagcatttgaaaatgacataattacttgtttggtaaaaggacccactttatgaatgctctgttgccctacttaataaattaaaataatattttcaaaaaaatttctagtcactaaactaacatgctttgttaaatttagaaattcattacgacaatatgccaaaacacatgtttgctttgcataagtacagtagaaccctgttataatttgtttttaaggggctacaagaaaaaaaaacataagcaggaaattcaatttagtactttttagtgtggatttattgccaatggacttaacaagctgcataaagatatatttgatgctccaatttgcttgtagcaagccaaaaacaatttttctttaacatcatggtgcttccagcttctatctgctttgtctttacttacacattgtctcattgctgtaaaattgtcataattcacgacagtgtttacagtggaaatgcttaagtccagttcttttgccacttgaacatgtgattgaagtgaatacatttgaaaacacacagaatggctaaaaatttatgaatttatttgttttccaagggtgtcaacaggcagttaactgctaacatacacatatacatagacagtatagacaaaggcttttaatttttttcgtcttctaaaattttatgaagtgaacattacaagcacgaaacgcataatttgtgaaacattatatccaggaattaaaaacattgtccttatagggaaaatattggacttgaaaaataatacattataggcaggaaaactttataagcagtaaaattgtaacagggttctactgtcatgaattcttatcagctacttgagtatttagttaaatgttggcataacgtaggttgagaaaacacctacaacgaactggaccaaggctgcactgatcgcgtggctggagaagaatgggataaaacatgaaaataattagttgaaagtggagctgctgagaatagctaaacaaaacaagccccgaatacggtatattatttcgtttttttcacagcatttctttaaaagtgagatagttgcaaaaaattacgtatacaccttgttctaacacacttttcagatatgaggtagacgagttggctcgtaactatggccacgaaattctacgactcccaccctatcactgccactataatgcaatcgaactagtttgggctcaatgtaaacaccattacaatagtaacgtggggcgggccaagagatttgacaatgatgcagttgcagccatctggaaagaggctcttgatgcttccacaccagagaggtattttcatgttgcatgaccaatggggtattccttttgaagtagaaattgttttattttcctgtagaacattcctcaagcttcagcaaaacccttaccatacatttttacataatacgtaagtattgttgcctagcagcctggtcctaccattccttttgataactttgtgtgctagtgtgtgtatagtgtgattatcattttgtgtatattcatataccagtaatacagttttaaaacaattggtaaaaataagtggtttgtatttgtgtagttgtcgttttgaaaatgtgttgcatgtatgtgtttgtgttcgtgtttgtgtttgtgtttgtaattttattcccatgtgattcatacatatctgtgtagtttctagatctaacagtggtgacatttgcaaggttttttttttttgtaattgcagtccatttgcaattgtttcatttccataaatagttttgtatttattagtaattgtgatattactttctgttatgcttaatcttgtgtcaatgactttaaagttatggtgggttcagtgctgtaggcagatttcaatattcagataaaatttcaacgtagagaattttgaatattttcatctagcgaacttgaataggtatttacacatgtagttcttgcacattagtattttcaaaagttatgttattatagtgaaatacatatacagtaaatcatcaaaactattcaaaaaattaaattttcgctatatctcactgtttttgtctgggacaaattttaaccaaaaacaaacacaaaacttatgaaataaatattttatcatatgcattctaagcctttattgataacatatataatatttacagctttattatatcttgaataaaccactataatttttttttcagataacataaaacaaaacatgttacttcaagtattaaataatagctttgatagttgaggaaaacacattaaatgagttttgttgtgtttaaaaatagtttcttgtggagtgagttcaaaattgtatgtaataaagagcatgccatgcattgtttactatgccgttttgacagaaacaaacatattttgttatagagtggtttttgctataaacaggtcatttatatagaggttttactgtatacattaatttttttagatgggcgaggtgtgtggatcacgtggagaagctaattcaagcagactgggagagagaagtccacatagacagcggcaccattcctccactcatcatccacctcggcgaggatagttcaagtgaagacagtgacagcgaagaatttgaggttacgacacagcaagtagatggagacagtgaagtactggcagttcctcttgatgatttacccgggtgttcttattgaggtctgtatgtaataaacacctgggcaactgtaagtattggggtttgaaacatttttttttcttttatgcattcccattaagtatgttgattactggaactttatgtattaactttatattacacgtattatgaaattaataataaatttcatttctggattcgtataggtgtatgtgaaacattttattttgttgtgtgtcttcatttttcagtgaacttacttggaaaacaaaaagccagtccccatccagggccacaaataaataatgcatataagtggtatagaaattactgtcaattcttcaccacaattttactgttcataaaattatgattttgtctaataagt
This genomic window from Bacillus rossius redtenbacheri isolate Brsri chromosome 6, Brsri_v3, whole genome shotgun sequence contains:
- the LOC134533198 gene encoding uncharacterized protein LOC134533198 isoform X3, whose amino-acid sequence is MMEFVIVLIFCVVLVIAVMVIGSGMGKATSSQRQMDIINVAQNLYVLIRKGDLKKCDVTQTTAFLLNIAKSTVLKYYKKDIEEVSTPGKKRKKRPQEGKSLDTVDDFTVNAIRNAIYRMYAEGLNVTVDTILKEIRERQIDYYGGRSSLHKLLKKMGFSWTTVDGRKALIENENIVLQRIDFLRKYKEEKERGTVSKSWQDKSLQSAKRRTVGDGQKTADYHGEMNGETFLMWFEDMLVHLEEPSVIIMDNASYHSTQMGEVCGSRGEANSSRLGERSPHRQRHHSSTHHPPRRG
- the LOC134533198 gene encoding uncharacterized protein LOC134533198 isoform X2, producing the protein MMEFVIVLIFCVVLVIAVMVIGSGMGKATSSQRQMDIINVAQNLYVLIRKGDLKKCDVTQTTAFLLNIAKSTVLKYYKKDIEEVSTPGKKRKKRPQEGKSLDTVDDFTVNAIRNAIYRMYAEGLNVTVDTILKEIRERQIDYYGGRSSLHKLLKKMGFSWTTVDGRKALIENENIVLQRIDFLRKYKEEKERGTVSKSWQDKSLQSAKRRTVGDGKRFIVVNAGGRTGFVPGAGLLFVSGQKTADYHGEMNGETFLMWFEDMLVHLEEPSVIIMDNASYHSTQMGEVCGSRGEANSSRLGERSPHRQRHHSSTHHPPRRG
- the LOC134533198 gene encoding uncharacterized protein LOC134533198 isoform X1; amino-acid sequence: MMEFVIVLIFCVVLVIAVMVIGSGMGKATSSQRQMDIINVAQNLYVLIRKGDLKKCDVTQTTAFLLNIAKSTVLKYYKKDIEEVSTPGKKRKKRPQEGKSLDTVDDFTVNAIRNAIYRMYAEGLNVTVDTILKEIRERQIDYYGGRSSLHKLLKKMGFSWTTVDGRKALIENENIVLQRIDFLRKYKEEKERGANFIFVDETWIFQRGTVSKSWQDKSLQSAKRRTVGDGKRFIVVNAGGRTGFVPGAGLLFVSGQKTADYHGEMNGETFLMWFEDMLVHLEEPSVIIMDNASYHSTQMGEVCGSRGEANSSRLGERSPHRQRHHSSTHHPPRRG